The Chitinophagales bacterium sequence TTTTTAACACCTTTGTTTACGCTTTCTTCATTGGTAACATCCATCTCTACCAAATGAACACCAATTGATTTTAGTGCGTCCGCAACTTTTTCATTTTTCCCTTTAGTTGAACGCATTGTTCCAACAACTTTGTGTCCTTTTTCAATAAGTGATTGACAAGTTAAAAATCCAAATCCTCCACTTGCTCCTGTAATTAATATTCTTTGTTCCATTATTTATTGTTTTAAAATTATAGTGCAAAGTTGAAGTAAAAGGAAGTATTTTATATAACCTTAATTATACAAGAAATGACCAATTTCAAAGATTAACCTATTATTGGTTAGATTTTCGGAATGTATTTGGGGAAAGTTGTGTGTGTTTTTTAAAAAATCGACTAAAATGAGTAGGTTCACTAAAACCTAATTTATAAGCTATTTCCTTTGAAGAATAGGTAGTGTTTTTGAGCAATGATTTGGCTACTGACAATGTTCGTTTAGAAATCCAATCGTTTACAGTTCTACCTGTTTTACTTTTTATTACAGAATTTAAATAATTTGGGTGTAAATTTAATTCGTTGGCATAATCTTGTACTTGAAAGGCGATAGTTAGTCCTTTTGAAGTTGCTATTTTAAACTCTCGTTCCAATAAAATTTTAAAGGATTTAACAATTTGAGAATTTCTTCCTCCTTCTTCTAATGGATTGTACGATAGCCAAAAATTTTCTTTTATTTTTAGAAGTAATACAACAAAAAGGTTTCCAAGAATTTTGTTCTTGTATTCAGATTGTTTTTTGAACTCTTTGAATATTTGTTTGTAAAGAATTTCAAATTCACTAAAGTCATTCTGCAACATTTTTTTTGGTGGAACTGTTTCTGCTAATAAAAACGGAAATTCGCCAAAAATATCTGGGTGAACATTCTCTCTTAAAAAACTCTCTGTTAATGTGATAATATAGGCGTCTTTAGAGTTTTCTATTTCAAAGGATTTAATATGTCCGGGATTTGTAAAATATATG is a genomic window containing:
- a CDS encoding helix-turn-helix domain-containing protein; the encoded protein is MELIVHHKISDLYKSLNLPIEQEMDFTIHFLPAIHSKTPFKSPVFRADYFSFVFIKEGSGKYTIDDKIFPFDSQTIYFTNPGHIKSFEIENSKDAYIITLTESFLRENVHPDIFGEFPFLLAETVPPKKMLQNDFSEFEILYKQIFKEFKKQSEYKNKILGNLFVVLLLKIKENFWLSYNPLEEGGRNSQIVKSFKILLEREFKIATSKGLTIAFQVQDYANELNLHPNYLNSVIKSKTGRTVNDWISKRTLSVAKSLLKNTTYSSKEIAYKLGFSEPTHFSRFFKKHTQLSPNTFRKSNQ